From the Myxococcota bacterium genome, one window contains:
- the mtgA gene encoding monofunctional biosynthetic peptidoglycan transglycosylase, producing MRSAATTGRRRRGNRRVRARGTRNRVLLSHPAARMAARVLTLFFVGSVASVLVMRWVRPVTTAFMVEARLQALFTGDHEYSTDYRWVPYREISPQLPIAVVAAEDQKFPIHAGFDFDAIADAIEDQADGGPSRGASTISQQVAKNLFLWPGRSWVRKGVEAYFTVLLETLWPKRRILEVYLNTAEFGKGVFGVGAAAERFFDESPSRLDREQAARLAAVLPAPRKLHADRPSDYVRARTEKIALEAARLGGPSYLRALSFE from the coding sequence GTGAGGAGCGCGGCGACGACCGGCCGGCGCAGGCGTGGAAACCGCCGCGTGCGCGCGCGCGGCACGCGCAATCGCGTGCTGCTCTCGCATCCGGCCGCGCGCATGGCGGCGCGCGTGCTGACACTGTTCTTTGTCGGGTCGGTCGCGTCGGTGCTGGTCATGCGCTGGGTGCGTCCGGTCACCACGGCCTTCATGGTCGAGGCGCGGCTGCAAGCGCTGTTCACGGGCGACCACGAGTACTCGACCGACTACCGCTGGGTGCCCTACCGCGAGATCTCGCCCCAGCTGCCGATCGCGGTGGTCGCGGCCGAGGATCAGAAGTTCCCGATCCACGCCGGCTTCGACTTCGACGCGATCGCCGACGCGATCGAGGACCAGGCCGACGGCGGGCCGTCGCGGGGCGCGAGCACGATCAGTCAGCAGGTCGCGAAGAACCTGTTCCTGTGGCCGGGCCGCAGCTGGGTGCGCAAGGGCGTCGAGGCGTACTTCACGGTGCTGCTCGAGACACTCTGGCCCAAACGCCGCATCCTCGAGGTGTATCTCAACACGGCCGAGTTCGGGAAGGGCGTGTTCGGCGTGGGTGCCGCCGCCGAGCGCTTCTTCGACGAGTCTCCGTCGCGCCTCGACCGCGAGCAGGCCGCGCGCCTGGCGGCGGTGCTGCCGGCGCCGCGCAAGCTGCACGCCGACCGGCCGTCGGACTACGTGCGCGCGCGCACGGAGAAGATCGCGCTCGAGGCCGCGCGCCTGGGCGGGCCGAGCTACCTGCGCGCGCTCTCGTTCGAGTAG